The Pygocentrus nattereri isolate fPygNat1 chromosome 1, fPygNat1.pri, whole genome shotgun sequence genome window below encodes:
- the LOC108435090 gene encoding CCR4-NOT transcription complex subunit 2 isoform X4: MFPYTVLALPRVSGSEGKGWVTQRSGPYDTQPSWLCEKRRNERVNVRDGSSSASLAMVTNSMFSTTRKKFVEEVESDYPDESMYYSQTSMFPHRPEKDMLASPSQSSSGQLSQLGASLYGPQSALGFPIRGISSNNPQLNRSLSQTSQLSSHATPTTGVPTMSLHTPPSPSRGILPMNTRNMMNHVQVGQSMSVSGRTNSISSSGLGSPNRGSPSIICMPKQQQSRPPLTINSMSGFGMGRNPAFGMNSSLSSNIFNGTDGSENVTGLDLSDFPALADRSRREGSGNPTPLLNPLAGRAPYVGMVTKPSNEQSQDFSIHNEDFPALPGPNYKDPTLSNDDSKANLNSSGKNVSSTDGPKFPGDKSLMSQNNNQQKKGIQVLADGRVTNIPSGMVTDQFGMIGLLTFIRAAETDPGMVHLALGNDLTTLGLNLNSPENLYPKFASPWASVPCRPQDIDFHVPSEYLTNIHIRNKQHQTSFIQTRG, from the exons ATGTTTCCATACACCGTGTTGGCACTCCCTCGTGTTTCAGGGTCAGAGGGTAAAGGCTGGGTCACCCAGCGGTCTGGACCGTACGACACACAGCCATCTTGGCTCTGCGAGAAGCGGAGAAATGAACGCG TGAACGTTAGAGATGGGAGCTCTTCAGCCTCGCTAGCCATG GTGACAAACAGCATGTTTAGTACTACTAGAAAGAAGTTTGTGGAGGAGGTTGAAAGTGACTACCCAGATGAGAGCATGTACTACAGCCAGACATCGATGTTTCCACATCGACCGGAGAAAGAC ATGCTGGCATCTCCGTCTCAATCATCATCAGGTCAATTGTCACAGCTTGGTGCAAGTTTATACGGTCCTCAAA GTGCACTAGGATTCCCAATCAGGGGGATAAGCAGCAACAACCCACAGCTAAACCGCAGCTTATCACAAACCAGTCAATTATCAAGTCATGCCACACCCACAACAGGTGTTCCTACAATGTCCCTTCATACTCCACCCTCACCAAGTAG GGGGATTTTGCCAATGAATACGAGGAACATGATGAATCATGTGCAGGTGGGACAGAGCatgtcagtgagtggaaggaccAACAGCATCAGCAGTTCGGGCCTGGGCAGTCCGAATCGCGGCTCACCCAGTATTATCTGCATGCCCAAGCAGCAGCAGTCCAGGCCGCCGCTCACCATCAACAG TATGTCTGGGTTTGGAATGGGCCGAAATCCTGCTTTTGGGATGAACAGTTCTTTATCAAGCAACATCTTCAATGGAACAG ATGGGAGTGAAAATGTGACTGGACTGGACCTGTCAGATTTCCCTGCGTTAGCAGACAGGAGTCGAAGGGAAGGAAGTGGAAATCCAACCCCTCTGCTAAACCCACTGGCTGGGAGAGCTCCATATG TTGGCATGGTCACAAAACCATCAAATGAACAGTCCCAAGACTTCTCTATCCACAACGAGGACTTCCCTGCACTTCCCGGACCCAACTATAAGGATCCCACATTGAGTAATGATGACAGCAAAGCG AACTTAAACTCATCAGGTAAAAATGTATCCAGCACAGATGGGCCCAAATTTCCTGGAGACAAGAGCTTGATGTCGCAGAACAATAACCAACAGAAAAAGGGAATTCAGGTGCTGGCAGATG GCCGAGTGACTAACATTCCATCTGGGATGGTGACAGACCAGTTTGGGATGATTGGCTTGTTAACATTTATTCGAGCAGCAGAGACGGACCCGGGCATGGTGCACTTGGCATTGGGGAATGACCTGACGACGCTCGGCCTAAATTTAAACTCGCCAGA AAACCTTTATCCCAAGTTTGCCTCTCCCTGGGCATCTGTACCTTGTCGGCCCCAAGACATTG ACTTCCATGTTCCATCGGAGTATTTAACCAACATTCACATAAGGAATAAG CAACACCAAACAAGCTTTATTCAAACCAGGGGATAG